A stretch of the Neptunomonas phycophila genome encodes the following:
- a CDS encoding LysR substrate-binding domain-containing protein — translation MSINQKALPPLNWLRTFEISARCLNFTKAAQELHLTQGAVSQQIRLLERHLGVALFKRLPRGLQLTDEGLSYLPVVQDSISRLAAGTSELFSQDQRTPVKIRGSLSFFVHWLAPRLPAFQALYPHIDIRYISTLWVKDSDADDDMEIRWGNGKWPGHTSQRLSWDTLFPVCSAELLAQQPIHTTADLANHTLLHVMGYEEGWGYWLSMMNEETVDPSRGMQLDTLLASLRLAELGVGVALARSSMVEDLLASGQLVAPFSHRVPASESFYLVRYSGQEVSPEAALFIDWLSRLDKS, via the coding sequence ATGTCCATAAATCAAAAAGCGTTACCTCCACTTAACTGGCTACGCACCTTCGAAATCTCAGCGCGCTGCTTAAATTTTACGAAAGCCGCTCAAGAGCTACATCTAACACAAGGCGCGGTTAGCCAACAGATCCGCCTACTGGAGCGGCACCTCGGTGTCGCTTTATTTAAACGTTTACCCCGTGGTTTACAACTAACCGACGAAGGCTTGTCGTACTTACCCGTCGTGCAAGACTCCATCTCTCGGCTAGCCGCAGGAACCAGCGAGCTATTTAGCCAAGACCAGCGCACGCCTGTTAAAATTCGAGGGAGTTTATCCTTCTTTGTGCACTGGCTAGCGCCAAGGCTCCCGGCATTTCAAGCGCTCTATCCACACATCGACATCCGTTATATCAGCACCTTGTGGGTCAAAGACAGCGACGCCGATGATGATATGGAAATCCGTTGGGGAAACGGCAAATGGCCAGGGCATACCTCGCAACGCCTAAGCTGGGATACCCTGTTCCCAGTCTGCTCTGCTGAGTTGCTCGCACAACAACCTATCCACACCACCGCTGATTTAGCCAACCACACCCTACTCCATGTAATGGGCTATGAAGAAGGCTGGGGATATTGGCTTTCTATGATGAACGAAGAAACAGTCGACCCGTCCCGTGGCATGCAATTGGACACATTACTTGCCTCATTGCGGCTGGCCGAGCTGGGTGTCGGTGTCGCCTTAGCTCGCTCCTCCATGGTGGAAGACTTACTCGCTAGTGGCCAACTTGTCGCCCCGTTTAGCCACCGAGTGCCAGCAAGCGAATCTTTTTATTTGGTCCGCTACAGTGGTCAAGAAGTCTCGCCTGAAGCCGCGCTCTTTATCGATTGGCTATCGCGTTTAGATAAGTCGTAG
- the lepB gene encoding signal peptidase I has product MDNNWKPKIWVAIALGVILQAFTFLYLNRPKIFWVYFLLSCVVSIIDWKFQTFFSVVFSLICPIHALFVVKHFKHATKRGWYSTRWGLPVICATYFVSVFLFRSFLYEPFIFPSASMRPTINQGNHLVVKKLGFGTYGTYGMDLISSAVSSSNLMQRGKLYAFYPPHTDTPFVKRLVAIPGDKVAIRDNAIRINGALLTKERLYKTDDVTVYQQQLDGISYSIQHINAQRSKDMEAVVVPENSYFFLGDNRDNSADSRVWGYVTSDRIIGEVLYIIE; this is encoded by the coding sequence TTGGACAATAATTGGAAGCCGAAAATTTGGGTAGCAATAGCTTTAGGTGTAATCCTTCAAGCATTTACATTTTTATACTTGAATAGGCCTAAAATATTCTGGGTTTATTTTTTGCTATCTTGCGTTGTTTCTATCATTGATTGGAAGTTTCAAACGTTTTTTTCAGTAGTCTTTTCATTGATCTGCCCCATTCATGCATTGTTTGTGGTTAAGCACTTTAAACATGCTACTAAGCGGGGGTGGTACTCCACGCGGTGGGGCTTACCAGTTATCTGTGCTACCTATTTTGTGAGTGTTTTTCTATTTCGATCTTTTCTGTATGAGCCTTTTATTTTTCCTTCCGCTTCAATGCGGCCCACTATTAATCAAGGTAACCATTTAGTTGTTAAGAAGCTTGGCTTCGGAACTTATGGAACATACGGTATGGATTTAATTAGCAGTGCAGTATCTTCTTCTAATCTTATGCAGAGGGGGAAACTGTATGCATTTTATCCTCCTCATACAGATACTCCTTTTGTGAAGCGGTTAGTGGCCATTCCCGGTGATAAAGTGGCTATTAGGGATAACGCTATTCGTATTAATGGTGCTTTATTAACCAAAGAAAGGTTGTATAAAACAGACGACGTAACTGTGTATCAGCAACAGCTGGACGGTATTAGTTACTCAATTCAACATATCAATGCACAGCGCTCTAAAGACATGGAAGCCGTTGTTGTTCCCGAAAATAGCTATTTTTTTCTGGGTGACAATAGAGATAATTCAGCAGATAGCAGGGTTTGGGGTTACGTAACCAGTGATAGAATTATTGGTGAAGTACTTTATATCATCGAATAA
- a CDS encoding GNAT family N-acetyltransferase → MIAWHCSPFNELTVHTLYSLLKIRCDVFVVEQACAYPELDDLDTHPSTLHLYATHQNQPIAYARVLAPDVSYPSHSSIGRVLVIQEYRQEKLGHTLIQQAIKTTLETWPQQPIKIGAQSRLARFYQAQGFKTVSPPYMEDGIEHISMVLDPTLAGE, encoded by the coding sequence ATGATCGCATGGCATTGTTCCCCGTTTAACGAACTTACCGTTCACACCTTGTATTCATTACTCAAAATACGCTGCGATGTCTTTGTGGTAGAACAAGCCTGTGCATACCCAGAACTAGACGATCTAGACACGCACCCAAGTACTTTGCACCTGTACGCCACGCACCAAAACCAGCCTATTGCATACGCTAGAGTCTTAGCGCCCGATGTGAGCTACCCCTCGCATAGCAGTATAGGCCGGGTATTGGTTATACAAGAGTATAGACAAGAAAAACTAGGGCACACGCTAATCCAGCAGGCCATTAAAACGACTTTAGAAACCTGGCCACAGCAGCCCATAAAGATTGGGGCTCAATCTCGATTAGCGCGTTTTTACCAAGCACAGGGCTTTAAGACGGTATCCCCACCCTACATGGAGGACGGTATTGAGCACATATCCATGGTCCTTGACCCCACACTCGCGGGCGAGTGA
- a CDS encoding transporter substrate-binding domain-containing protein, with amino-acid sequence MKPSFKKVFTGLALASTLIATSAANAANSAIDNILSSNELKVCFEAGYIPFEMKTKDGRFIGFDIDIAKHMARSMDVKFVPVNTAWDGIIPALQTGKCDIIIGGMTVTAQRNLKVMFTDPYIEIGQTVIINPALKGEITSYRDLNDAKYRISSQIGTTGAEAAKKHLPKATLDLFETSADAVLQVANGKADAFVYDLPYNALYASQNKDRVAHLAESFTYEPIGMAIRQDDPNFLNFLNNYLVQIKKDGTYNRMYKKWFESDSWVDSIQ; translated from the coding sequence ATGAAACCTAGTTTTAAAAAAGTATTTACCGGTTTAGCGCTTGCAAGCACTCTTATTGCCACTTCTGCTGCCAACGCTGCAAACTCAGCCATAGACAACATCCTTTCAAGCAATGAACTTAAGGTTTGTTTTGAAGCGGGTTACATCCCATTCGAAATGAAAACAAAAGACGGCCGTTTCATAGGTTTTGATATTGATATCGCTAAACACATGGCGCGCTCAATGGACGTCAAGTTTGTGCCTGTAAATACAGCATGGGATGGCATCATCCCTGCCCTGCAAACAGGCAAGTGCGACATTATTATTGGTGGCATGACGGTCACGGCACAGCGCAACTTAAAAGTAATGTTTACTGATCCGTATATCGAAATCGGACAAACCGTTATCATCAATCCCGCGCTAAAAGGTGAAATTACCAGCTATCGTGATTTAAACGATGCTAAATACCGCATCTCATCGCAGATTGGCACAACAGGTGCTGAAGCCGCTAAAAAACACCTACCAAAAGCGACATTAGACTTGTTCGAAACCTCTGCCGATGCCGTATTACAAGTAGCCAACGGCAAAGCAGATGCCTTTGTTTATGACTTACCTTACAATGCATTGTACGCTTCACAAAACAAAGATCGTGTTGCGCATTTAGCTGAATCCTTCACGTACGAGCCAATTGGTATGGCAATTCGTCAAGATGACCCTAACTTCCTTAACTTTTTGAACAACTACCTAGTTCAGATCAAGAAAGATGGCACTTACAATCGTATGTATAAAAAGTGGTTTGAGTCTGATAGCTGGGTAGATAGCATCCAGTAA
- a CDS encoding GFA family protein: MNHHSGSCLCGAVSYELLGDFQSFFLCHCTRCQKGTGSAHAANLFAAGSRLTWLRGESDIKTYQYPDSLHIKSFCQHCGAALPVLIESINSVVVPAGSLDTPVPIPPTAKIYVADGAPWFKNIDDVPSFDELPKRGD, encoded by the coding sequence ATGAATCATCATTCAGGATCATGCCTTTGTGGTGCGGTTAGCTATGAGCTTTTAGGGGATTTTCAGTCGTTCTTTTTATGCCATTGCACCCGTTGTCAAAAGGGCACCGGCTCGGCTCACGCGGCTAACTTGTTTGCTGCGGGTAGCCGGTTAACATGGTTGCGGGGCGAATCGGATATTAAAACCTATCAATACCCCGACTCACTACATATCAAAAGCTTTTGTCAGCATTGTGGGGCGGCTCTGCCGGTGTTGATTGAGAGTATTAATAGTGTGGTTGTGCCCGCGGGCAGTTTGGATACCCCAGTTCCGATACCGCCAACGGCGAAAATCTACGTGGCTGATGGCGCACCGTGGTTTAAAAATATTGATGACGTGCCCAGTTTTGATGAACTACCCAAACGCGGTGATTGA
- a CDS encoding DUF4760 domain-containing protein, producing MDKIIDAIINWDFWMLLATATIPLALHNYSRTSTTMNAINELRQKWTIKWQAITDIPKEFDNITPVQRHLIMDYLNEYDHFCTLYNEGLIKKSIVKKTRKTTIKNAFNIHKSFITRWREEYDAEAWINLELCASKI from the coding sequence ATGGATAAGATAATTGATGCTATTATTAACTGGGATTTCTGGATGCTTCTTGCTACAGCAACCATACCTCTTGCATTACATAATTATTCAAGAACGAGTACTACGATGAATGCCATTAATGAGTTAAGGCAGAAATGGACGATCAAATGGCAAGCTATCACCGATATACCAAAAGAATTTGACAATATTACACCGGTACAGCGTCATTTAATAATGGACTACCTCAATGAGTACGATCATTTTTGTACCTTGTATAACGAGGGGTTAATAAAGAAGTCGATAGTTAAAAAGACAAGAAAAACTACAATAAAAAATGCTTTTAATATTCATAAGTCATTTATTACGAGGTGGCGTGAAGAATACGATGCTGAAGCATGGATAAACTTGGAGTTATGCGCCAGTAAAATTTAG
- a CDS encoding GIY-YIG nuclease family protein, whose protein sequence is MYSTKYGKTIKLFLMDADPDGRMVCELSNWNGKAYRIPRGKVKDCSDRQDLKGTSVYLLFGRAESSTSKAKVYIGEAENAYSRLVQHVSEKEFWNESVVFISKDENLNKAHIKYLESRLYEIATSAGRYDIENGNTPTRSSISESDQAEMEEFIEYIKILINTMGFKVFEPLIKVESNTKNPDEVFFVKGARGADSRGKRTSDGFVVFSGSKVAVDTVPSFPKGFNALRDELIENEIIVKEGEDLVLVSDYLFSSPSAAAAVIMGRSANGLIEWKNSKGKELKAVEETEISKANTSMQSIANVSVD, encoded by the coding sequence ATGTATTCCACGAAGTATGGAAAGACAATTAAATTATTTCTGATGGATGCTGATCCAGATGGAAGGATGGTATGCGAGTTGTCTAACTGGAATGGCAAAGCTTATCGAATACCGCGTGGGAAGGTCAAAGATTGCTCAGATAGACAAGACCTAAAAGGAACTTCTGTTTACCTTTTATTTGGTCGTGCCGAATCTTCAACCTCCAAAGCTAAAGTCTATATCGGCGAAGCTGAAAATGCTTATTCTCGTCTTGTTCAGCATGTATCTGAAAAGGAATTTTGGAACGAGTCTGTGGTTTTTATAAGCAAAGATGAAAATCTCAATAAAGCTCATATCAAGTACTTAGAATCCCGTCTATATGAAATTGCAACTTCAGCGGGAAGGTACGATATTGAAAATGGAAATACTCCTACACGAAGCTCTATCTCTGAGTCAGACCAAGCGGAAATGGAAGAGTTTATTGAGTATATAAAAATTCTTATCAATACAATGGGTTTTAAAGTATTTGAGCCGCTGATTAAAGTTGAGTCGAATACCAAAAACCCTGATGAGGTTTTCTTTGTAAAAGGGGCTAGAGGTGCAGATAGTCGAGGGAAAAGAACATCGGATGGGTTTGTTGTATTTTCTGGTTCCAAAGTAGCGGTTGATACAGTGCCATCTTTCCCAAAAGGTTTTAATGCCCTTAGAGATGAGCTAATAGAAAATGAAATCATTGTTAAAGAAGGTGAGGATCTGGTTCTAGTATCAGATTACCTTTTTAGTAGTCCATCTGCTGCTGCGGCTGTAATCATGGGGCGGAGCGCAAACGGGCTAATAGAATGGAAAAATTCTAAGGGTAAGGAATTAAAAGCTGTCGAAGAGACAGAAATATCAAAAGCCAACACGTCAATGCAGTCGATCGCTAACGTGTCGGTAGATTAA
- a CDS encoding amino acid ABC transporter permease codes for MQSPTNRWLGHGLYALIMAVLIFGVYFSGQRINYNWHWDRLWPYIINTEPQDIIAATDGTAVIEGQSKLIIQPDVGTDPQIVTRFDRLVVMDGDLIFQGDTLARIEGWRFGPIAEGLWVTIKISFISLIFSILLGVIFGLMRVSHLQVLRNLAVTYVEVIRGTPLLVQIFIVYFFIGTVFDLDRFTAGVAALSIFTGAYVAEIVRAGIQAVPVGQMEAARSLGMNYLQAMVNVIMPQAIKRTLPPLAGQFINLIKDSSLVSVISITDLTKAGREVVSGSFAPFEVWFTIAALYLVVTGGLSWAIQRLEKRLAASD; via the coding sequence ATGCAATCTCCAACAAACCGCTGGCTTGGCCATGGCCTCTATGCACTCATCATGGCTGTACTTATTTTTGGTGTGTATTTTTCGGGCCAGCGTATCAACTACAACTGGCACTGGGATCGTTTGTGGCCTTATATCATTAATACCGAGCCACAAGACATCATAGCCGCAACCGATGGAACGGCCGTCATTGAAGGGCAATCCAAGCTCATCATTCAACCTGACGTAGGCACAGATCCTCAAATCGTAACGCGCTTCGATCGCTTAGTAGTAATGGATGGGGACCTCATCTTCCAAGGCGACACCCTAGCCCGAATAGAAGGCTGGCGATTTGGCCCTATTGCTGAGGGGCTTTGGGTTACGATTAAAATATCTTTTATCTCCTTAATTTTTTCAATTCTATTAGGCGTGATCTTTGGCTTAATGCGTGTCTCGCATTTACAAGTACTGCGCAATCTAGCCGTTACATACGTAGAAGTGATTCGGGGTACACCCTTACTGGTTCAGATATTTATTGTGTACTTCTTTATCGGTACCGTATTTGATTTAGATCGCTTTACGGCAGGTGTGGCTGCGCTATCTATTTTTACGGGGGCTTATGTAGCGGAAATCGTACGTGCTGGCATACAGGCTGTGCCCGTAGGACAGATGGAAGCCGCGCGTTCCTTGGGGATGAACTACCTGCAAGCCATGGTTAACGTAATAATGCCGCAAGCCATTAAGCGCACCTTACCCCCATTGGCCGGGCAGTTTATTAACCTCATTAAAGACTCCTCGCTAGTCTCAGTTATCTCAATTACCGACCTCACCAAGGCTGGACGAGAGGTAGTAAGTGGCAGCTTTGCGCCATTCGAAGTTTGGTTCACCATTGCTGCCTTATATTTGGTAGTGACCGGTGGCTTATCCTGGGCTATTCAGCGTTTAGAGAAGAGGTTAGCCGCCAGTGACTAA
- a CDS encoding LysR family transcriptional regulator, which translates to MNTVKIAPLLLAFVEVAQLGSFTQAGKKLNLSKSAISQQIKRLEDELNTQLISRNSRGLTLTPAGEMLLSKGAFLSEHLFNTLQDVNTEKEQPSGVFRVSIPPFFERNILVPALKQFCLEYPLIKPEVLVSGRWQDLIHNHLDAAIFGGKLKDSEYKAQSIGRVRDVFCCTPNYMNQAGALHQLADIEQQSFIATPWQKDAIKLYRVNHEAEITIKTNHQYFTNSLSTLVDMTMAGMGLALIPEFIAHHELRQGRLIRVLPDYHGQDWHFYYLHRYSHSKPIHVERFYSLIKHFFSIANENL; encoded by the coding sequence ATGAACACTGTGAAAATAGCTCCATTGCTTCTCGCTTTTGTTGAAGTGGCTCAGTTGGGCTCATTTACGCAGGCGGGGAAAAAGCTAAATCTAAGTAAGTCGGCGATTAGTCAGCAGATTAAGCGCTTAGAAGATGAGCTTAATACTCAGCTCATCTCTCGAAATAGTCGGGGTTTAACACTAACGCCAGCGGGCGAGATGCTGCTGAGTAAAGGCGCTTTTTTGTCTGAGCATTTATTTAATACGCTGCAAGATGTTAACACTGAGAAGGAACAGCCAAGTGGCGTTTTTCGGGTGTCCATACCGCCTTTTTTTGAAAGGAATATTTTGGTGCCTGCGCTTAAACAGTTTTGTTTGGAATACCCTTTGATAAAACCCGAGGTGCTCGTTAGCGGTCGCTGGCAGGATTTAATTCATAATCATTTAGATGCGGCTATTTTTGGCGGTAAGCTTAAAGATAGTGAGTATAAAGCGCAGTCCATTGGTCGGGTGAGGGATGTGTTTTGTTGCACTCCAAACTACATGAATCAAGCGGGGGCGTTGCATCAGTTGGCCGATATTGAGCAGCAGTCCTTCATTGCGACACCTTGGCAAAAGGATGCCATAAAACTCTACCGTGTTAATCATGAGGCAGAGATAACCATCAAGACGAATCATCAATACTTTACCAACAGTTTGAGTACGTTGGTCGATATGACGATGGCTGGTATGGGGTTGGCACTTATTCCTGAGTTTATTGCGCACCACGAGCTTCGCCAAGGGCGTTTGATTCGCGTGTTACCTGATTATCATGGACAGGATTGGCACTTTTATTATTTGCATCGCTATAGCCATTCGAAACCTATCCATGTTGAGCGTTTTTATTCGCTAATTAAGCACTTTTTTAGCATTGCCAACGAGAATCTGTAA
- a CDS encoding DUF1330 domain-containing protein: MSAYIIVESNVIDAEKLAQYSQQAAKTVTASHGEFIAKGKTTLLTGESQTANGAIIRFENKEAAQAWYLSESYQALIPLRDQAMNCTFKLVDGL, from the coding sequence ATGAGCGCCTATATCATTGTTGAATCAAACGTTATCGATGCAGAAAAGCTTGCGCAATACAGCCAACAGGCAGCGAAAACAGTTACCGCCAGCCACGGAGAATTTATTGCCAAAGGTAAGACCACACTATTAACAGGGGAATCACAGACAGCGAATGGCGCAATTATTCGCTTTGAGAATAAAGAAGCCGCTCAAGCCTGGTATCTCAGCGAAAGCTACCAAGCATTAATCCCCTTAAGAGACCAAGCCATGAATTGCACATTCAAGTTAGTCGACGGGTTATAA
- a CDS encoding amino acid ABC transporter ATP-binding protein, whose protein sequence is MTNPKPIIKARHVDKTYPNGCHALKQVSLDVIPGEVVVIIGPSGSGKSTFLRTLNQLETISSGSIVMDGVNLTDKKTNINHVRKDVGMVFQQFNLFPHKTALGNVMMSPIKVLKERQDEAEQHARELLTRVGLTDRMDNYPSRLSGGQQQRVAIARALAMRPKIMLFDEPTSALDPEMVGEVLDVMKGLANDGMTMVVVTHEMNFAKEVADRVVFMEEGELILEETPERFFSSRHPRLQRFLGQVL, encoded by the coding sequence GTGACTAATCCAAAACCCATCATCAAAGCACGCCATGTTGATAAAACCTACCCGAACGGCTGCCATGCCCTAAAGCAGGTATCACTGGATGTCATACCCGGTGAAGTGGTGGTCATCATAGGCCCTAGCGGATCGGGAAAATCCACCTTTTTACGGACACTTAATCAGTTAGAGACTATTTCTTCTGGCTCGATTGTGATGGATGGTGTCAACTTAACGGATAAAAAGACCAACATTAACCACGTACGTAAAGATGTTGGCATGGTCTTTCAGCAGTTTAATTTATTTCCGCATAAAACGGCGCTAGGCAACGTCATGATGTCGCCAATCAAAGTCCTTAAAGAGCGTCAAGACGAAGCCGAGCAGCATGCCCGCGAACTGCTTACCCGTGTGGGTCTGACCGACCGAATGGACAACTATCCGTCACGCTTATCTGGCGGACAACAACAGCGCGTCGCCATTGCACGCGCTTTGGCGATGCGCCCTAAAATCATGCTCTTTGATGAGCCTACCAGCGCATTAGACCCTGAAATGGTGGGTGAAGTACTAGACGTCATGAAAGGCTTGGCCAACGACGGAATGACCATGGTTGTGGTAACTCACGAAATGAACTTTGCAAAGGAAGTCGCCGACCGAGTGGTCTTTATGGAAGAGGGCGAACTTATATTAGAAGAAACTCCCGAACGTTTTTTCAGTTCGCGACATCCTCGCTTGCAACGCTTTTTGGGTCAGGTACTCTAA
- a CDS encoding DUF418 domain-containing protein, with protein MNHRVAGFDIARALAIFGMVIVNFKIAMNAETGSPLLMSFAHLFEGRASAVFVILAGIGITFMTDKARVSSDSQYIYKSRVSLIKRGLLLIFIGLLYTPIWQADILHFYGFYFLIASVVFMFNNRTLLLLSAVIVLVFPVLMLFFNYGQNWNWGTFVYENFWSIDGMVRHILFNGFHPIFPWAAFLLFGIWLGRQDLTQQAVRKKLLLGSMVSLVLIEVAFYFIKLSIGDGSLLEMTEDEVNFLFSISIIPPLPQYMISAASSAVITIVGCLYFSDKFSESKIHKWLCQTGKLSLTLYVAHVILGMGMLEYLGLLVNQTIDFSLFSALIFCVCGIIFSVIWLKYFKAGPLEWLFRKCAS; from the coding sequence ATGAATCATAGAGTTGCGGGTTTTGATATTGCTAGAGCGTTAGCAATTTTTGGAATGGTTATTGTTAATTTCAAAATAGCTATGAATGCAGAGACAGGCAGCCCATTGTTAATGAGCTTTGCGCATTTGTTTGAAGGGCGAGCTTCTGCTGTGTTTGTTATTCTAGCCGGCATTGGGATAACCTTTATGACCGATAAGGCTAGAGTATCCTCGGATAGTCAATATATTTATAAAAGTCGTGTGTCGCTCATTAAGCGTGGCTTATTATTGATATTTATAGGGTTGTTATATACGCCAATTTGGCAAGCAGATATTCTACATTTTTACGGGTTCTATTTTTTAATTGCCTCTGTTGTCTTTATGTTTAATAACAGAACGCTACTATTATTATCAGCCGTTATCGTTCTAGTGTTTCCTGTTTTGATGTTGTTTTTTAACTACGGGCAAAACTGGAATTGGGGAACATTCGTCTATGAGAACTTTTGGTCGATTGATGGGATGGTTAGGCATATATTGTTTAACGGGTTTCACCCAATATTCCCGTGGGCCGCTTTTTTACTATTCGGTATTTGGCTGGGTAGACAAGATTTAACTCAACAGGCTGTCAGAAAAAAATTACTTTTAGGTTCTATGGTATCCTTGGTCCTCATCGAGGTGGCGTTTTATTTCATAAAATTAAGTATTGGAGACGGCTCTTTACTAGAAATGACCGAAGATGAAGTTAACTTCTTATTTTCGATTTCTATTATTCCCCCTTTACCTCAATACATGATCTCGGCAGCAAGCTCCGCAGTAATTACGATAGTGGGTTGTTTATATTTTTCTGATAAGTTTTCAGAAAGTAAAATACATAAGTGGTTATGTCAGACAGGTAAGTTGTCTTTAACCCTTTATGTTGCCCATGTTATTTTAGGCATGGGAATGCTTGAATACTTGGGATTACTAGTAAACCAAACAATTGATTTTTCATTATTTAGTGCATTAATATTCTGTGTTTGCGGAATTATCTTTAGCGTTATTTGGCTCAAATATTTTAAAGCTGGCCCTCTGGAGTGGCTTTTTCGTAAATGCGCAAGCTAA
- a CDS encoding DinB family protein: protein MLLKGHFELLSIYNQWMNSKLYEAASQLSDTELAKDRGAFFGSILGTLNHIMVGDIIWLKRLANHPACASLLRETAGIEQPTRLDQMLFKDLGRLSQQRTRLDSIIINWIAELSEDDLNVVLTYHNTQGVAANKRYSSLVYHFFNHQTHHRGQVSTLLLQAGVDIGVTDLLALIPDESGV, encoded by the coding sequence ATGCTTCTAAAAGGTCATTTTGAGCTGTTATCTATTTACAATCAGTGGATGAACTCAAAGCTTTATGAGGCGGCGAGCCAGCTATCAGATACAGAGTTAGCTAAAGATCGTGGTGCTTTTTTTGGTTCTATTTTGGGCACACTTAATCACATCATGGTGGGTGATATTATTTGGTTAAAGCGGCTGGCTAACCATCCAGCTTGCGCAAGTTTGTTACGTGAGACGGCTGGCATTGAACAGCCAACGCGCCTGGATCAAATGCTTTTTAAAGACTTGGGTCGCTTGTCTCAACAACGAACGCGGTTGGATAGCATAATTATTAATTGGATAGCCGAGCTATCCGAAGATGATCTGAATGTTGTGCTCACTTACCACAACACGCAAGGGGTTGCGGCTAATAAGCGGTATTCGAGTCTGGTTTATCATTTTTTTAACCATCAGACTCATCATCGCGGGCAAGTGTCTACGTTGCTCTTGCAAGCTGGTGTTGATATCGGGGTCACGGATTTGCTAGCGTTGATTCCGGATGAGTCTGGTGTATAA
- a CDS encoding sensor domain-containing diguanylate cyclase, which translates to MIKPEIPQDEAKRLEALRSLDILDTPPEERFDRLTRLAKRLFDVPVASVSLIDSNREWFKSCIGLDVKELPRDISFCGHAILGDQMLVIPNALEDERFADNPLVNDETHVRFYAGYPLRAPDGSKLGTLCIVDYKPRYFEPDDLQALADLACIAEREFSMMQLATKDDLTGILNRRGFMMLSRHSLSLSARDNVIHSLVFMDLDYFKSVNDQFGHPEGDRALATFARVMEHELRDSDIVARLGGDEFAALLSHSTKADGEALMARLQSSIAAINQQEGRGYVIAFSYGVVEYDRKKHDSIESLIAECDALMYEVKKAKR; encoded by the coding sequence GTGATAAAACCTGAAATTCCGCAAGACGAAGCAAAACGGCTTGAGGCGTTAAGGTCGCTGGATATTTTGGATACGCCGCCAGAGGAGCGTTTTGATCGGCTAACCCGCCTTGCTAAGCGTTTGTTTGATGTGCCGGTTGCTTCGGTGAGCCTAATAGACTCAAACCGTGAATGGTTTAAATCCTGTATTGGTCTAGATGTGAAGGAATTACCGCGGGATATTTCTTTTTGTGGTCATGCTATTTTGGGTGACCAGATGTTGGTGATTCCTAATGCGCTTGAAGATGAGCGATTTGCTGACAACCCTTTGGTCAATGATGAGACACATGTGCGTTTTTATGCCGGATACCCGTTGAGAGCGCCGGATGGCAGTAAATTAGGCACCTTGTGCATTGTTGATTATAAGCCACGATATTTTGAGCCCGATGACTTACAAGCGCTAGCTGATTTGGCATGCATAGCCGAGCGTGAGTTTTCGATGATGCAACTAGCTACTAAAGACGACCTAACGGGCATTTTAAACCGGCGTGGGTTTATGATGTTGTCGCGCCATAGCTTGAGCCTATCCGCACGTGACAATGTGATTCATTCGCTAGTGTTTATGGATTTAGATTATTTTAAATCGGTTAATGATCAGTTTGGACATCCAGAAGGGGATAGAGCCTTAGCTACGTTTGCTCGTGTAATGGAACATGAATTACGGGACTCTGATATTGTGGCTCGCTTGGGTGGCGATGAGTTTGCGGCGTTATTGAGCCATAGCACCAAAGCGGATGGCGAGGCTCTAATGGCGCGTTTGCAATCATCAATAGCGGCCATTAACCAGCAAGAGGGCCGTGGTTATGTGATTGCTTTCTCGTATGGGGTTGTTGAATACGATCGTAAAAAGCATGATTCGATTGAATCATTGATCGCGGAGTGTGATGCGCTAATGTACGAGGTTAAAAAAGCTAAACGCTAA